The following proteins are co-located in the Chloroflexota bacterium genome:
- the rplD gene encoding 50S ribosomal protein L4, translating to MQFPVRNASGQVIDHLEIDDSVFAVPFNGAVVHQAMVRQLANARLGTVNTKTRGEVSGSTKKLYRQKHTGWGRRGSKRSPLLRHGGIVFGPHPRTYRQRMPKKMRRLALKCLLSAKASSGEMVIVDQFGLEVPRTGDMASVLRALGADYSTLVVTGEPESNVVISARNLPKTKTLPASLLNVLDLLSYKFLVISVDGLRRVERIWGREDLSTPGAA from the coding sequence ATGCAGTTTCCAGTTCGTAATGCTTCAGGACAGGTTATTGACCACCTCGAAATTGACGATAGCGTTTTCGCTGTACCTTTTAATGGTGCGGTGGTTCATCAAGCGATGGTTAGACAACTGGCTAATGCTCGGCTGGGCACAGTGAATACCAAGACAAGAGGGGAAGTGTCTGGAAGTACGAAAAAGCTATATCGTCAGAAACATACTGGATGGGGGCGACGGGGAAGTAAACGGTCGCCGCTTCTCAGACATGGGGGGATAGTCTTTGGCCCTCACCCCCGCACCTACAGACAGAGAATGCCGAAGAAGATGCGCCGCCTTGCCCTGAAGTGCCTGCTATCAGCAAAGGCTTCCTCAGGGGAGATGGTTATAGTAGATCAATTTGGACTTGAGGTACCCAGGACAGGTGATATGGCCAGTGTGCTTAGAGCGCTAGGCGCAGATTACTCGACACTGGTTGTCACTGGTGAACCTGAGTCAAATGTTGTGATATCGGCTCGTAATCTGCCAAAGACCAAGACTCTACCGGCTAGCCTGCTAAACGTGCTAGACCTTCTTTCCTACAAGTTCTTGGTAATTAGCGTAGATGGGTTGCGCCGGGTGGAGCGCATTTGGGGCAGAGAGGACCTGTCTACACCGGGAGCAGCTTAG
- the rpsJ gene encoding 30S ribosomal protein S10, whose translation MTKQKIRIKLRSFDHKILDQSAAQITETAEQTGARVAGPVPLPTRIQKFCVIRSPFIDKDSREQFEIRTHKRLIDILDPTSKTIEALTRLNLPSGVDVEIKL comes from the coding sequence ATGACAAAGCAAAAGATTCGTATCAAGTTGAGGTCTTTCGACCACAAGATATTGGACCAGTCGGCAGCTCAAATTACCGAGACGGCGGAACAGACGGGGGCTCGGGTAGCTGGCCCAGTACCTCTGCCGACACGAATTCAGAAGTTCTGTGTTATTCGCTCTCCTTTCATCGATAAGGATTCAAGAGAACAGTTTGAGATTCGGACTCATAAGCGTCTAATTGACATCCTTGATCCTACCTCGAAGACCATTGAGGCTCTGACACGGTTGAATTTGCCATCTGGGGTAGATGTGGAGATAAAGCTGTAA
- a CDS encoding 50S ribosomal protein L3 has protein sequence MAFWGILGRKVGMTQVFDQGGRLHAVTAVEAGPCFVCQIKTQSNDGYNAVQLGFGESGRLNSPEKGHLKAVGHQVKHLREFRVDETGSVQVGQRIDVSIFNSGDRVDVIGVSKGKGFAGGVKRYHFRGGPKTHGQSDRHRAPGSVGSTTYPGRVLKGTRMAGHMGHRRVTVRNLQVMQSDVARNLLLIKGAVPGAVNGLLLIKRSSKGTGG, from the coding sequence ATGGCCTTTTGGGGAATTCTAGGTCGAAAAGTGGGCATGACACAGGTCTTTGACCAGGGCGGCAGACTGCATGCAGTCACTGCGGTTGAGGCTGGCCCCTGTTTCGTCTGTCAAATAAAGACCCAATCTAACGACGGTTACAATGCAGTGCAGCTTGGCTTTGGGGAGAGTGGGCGGCTGAATTCTCCAGAAAAGGGGCACCTCAAGGCTGTAGGGCACCAAGTTAAACATCTCAGGGAGTTCAGGGTTGATGAAACCGGTTCTGTTCAAGTGGGGCAGAGGATAGATGTGAGCATCTTCAACAGTGGCGATAGGGTCGACGTTATCGGTGTATCGAAAGGGAAAGGCTTTGCAGGGGGAGTAAAGAGATATCACTTTCGTGGTGGACCGAAGACCCATGGTCAATCGGATCGCCACCGTGCTCCTGGTTCCGTTGGTTCCACTACTTATCCGGGGAGGGTGCTGAAGGGGACAAGAATGGCAGGTCACATGGGGCACAGGCGAGTGACGGTGCGTAATCTTCAAGTAATGCAATCAGATGTGGCTCGCAATCTGCTACTGATCAAAGGCGCGGTGCCAGGTGCAGTGAACGGGCTATTGCTTATCAAGCGATCGAGTAAAGGTACGGGCGGGTAA
- a CDS encoding 50S ribosomal protein L22 translates to MRVRAVTSYVGISPRKVSLVAGLVRGRKVEEALALLNLYASPSARVIAKVIKSAAANAENNTQADIAELKIVDLFIDKGPTLKRHRAQARGRVTPILRRSSHITAIVDTEE, encoded by the coding sequence GTGCGAGTAAGAGCTGTAACCAGCTATGTTGGCATATCACCCCGCAAGGTGTCCTTAGTAGCGGGGCTGGTGCGAGGGAGAAAGGTAGAGGAAGCGCTTGCACTCCTCAATTTGTATGCTTCTCCCTCAGCTCGGGTAATAGCCAAAGTTATCAAATCGGCGGCAGCTAATGCAGAGAATAATACCCAGGCAGATATCGCCGAATTGAAGATCGTGGATCTGTTTATTGACAAGGGGCCCACACTAAAAAGACATCGTGCCCAGGCTCGCGGGCGGGTGACACCGATACTCAGGCGGTCGAGTCATATCACAGCTATCGTTGACACGGAGGAATAA
- the rpsC gene encoding 30S ribosomal protein S3, with amino-acid sequence MGQKVHPIGFRIAVINDWLSKWYVSKDYAAFVQEDFHIRRLIESRSSDAGISRMEIERWANEVVVTVHTARPGIVIGRGGQRVDELRRTLEDICGRKVRLNIQEVRDPELDARLVGKNIANQIERQIAYRRAVKRAIARTMQAGAKGVKVKCSGRLGGAEIARKATFHEGRVPLHTLRADIDYGICEAHTLLGRIGVKVWIYRGDILPERAEEEMEVTSPAAVLGGEGQAQARDSEQMIRDEVKGNAATEKGKAPEST; translated from the coding sequence TTGGGACAGAAGGTTCATCCTATAGGCTTCAGGATCGCCGTTATTAATGACTGGCTTTCCAAGTGGTATGTGAGCAAGGATTACGCTGCTTTTGTGCAAGAGGATTTTCACATTCGTAGGTTAATTGAATCGAGGAGTTCAGATGCGGGTATTTCCAGAATGGAAATCGAACGCTGGGCAAATGAGGTGGTAGTAACTGTTCACACTGCTAGACCGGGAATCGTTATTGGTCGCGGCGGGCAGAGGGTGGATGAGCTAAGACGTACTCTGGAAGACATTTGTGGTAGGAAGGTACGGTTGAACATCCAAGAAGTTCGTGATCCGGAGTTGGATGCTCGCCTGGTAGGCAAGAATATTGCTAATCAAATTGAGCGTCAGATTGCTTATCGCAGGGCTGTGAAGCGAGCGATAGCTAGAACCATGCAAGCTGGTGCCAAGGGGGTGAAGGTAAAGTGTTCTGGGAGGTTGGGTGGGGCCGAAATAGCCCGTAAGGCAACTTTCCATGAGGGAAGAGTACCGTTGCATACATTGCGCGCTGACATCGATTATGGGATTTGCGAAGCGCATACCCTGTTGGGACGCATCGGGGTGAAGGTCTGGATCTACAGGGGCGATATTCTTCCCGAAAGGGCTGAGGAGGAAATGGAAGTCACGTCGCCGGCTGCGGTACTAGGCGGCGAGGGACAGGCACAGGCAAGAGACTCGGAGCAAATGATTAGGGATGAGGTAAAGGGCAATGCTGCAACCGAAAAGGGTAAAGCACCGGAAAGTACATAA
- a CDS encoding 50S ribosomal protein L23, translating to MHSYEVLRRPIISEKSTLLQERNKYTFEVMRKANKQQVRQAVEKAFKVKVVKVDVMTVPGKTRRMGRRQVKTPPWRKAVVTLEPGQKIEYFEGV from the coding sequence ATGCATTCTTACGAAGTCTTACGCCGTCCCATAATCAGCGAGAAAAGCACCCTGCTTCAGGAGCGGAATAAGTACACCTTTGAGGTGATGAGGAAAGCTAACAAACAACAGGTTAGGCAGGCAGTGGAGAAGGCCTTCAAGGTTAAGGTGGTGAAGGTGGACGTCATGACTGTCCCTGGCAAGACGCGAAGAATGGGACGACGTCAGGTGAAAACCCCTCCTTGGAGAAAAGCAGTGGTCACCTTGGAACCGGGTCAGAAGATTGAGTATTTTGAGGGTGTTTGA
- the rpsG gene encoding 30S ribosomal protein S7 has translation MPRRGRVVKREVLPDTRYGSQLVTRVINKTMKKGKKSKAENIIYTALDIAAEQLKKTPADVLDQAIKNATPLLQVKARRVAGSTYQVPVEVRGEKGSALAIRWLLDAARGRSGRSMAEKLAAEIIDAARGQGAAIKKRDDTHKMAEANKAFAHFRW, from the coding sequence ATGCCAAGAAGAGGTAGGGTAGTCAAAAGGGAAGTGCTGCCGGACACCAGGTACGGGAGCCAATTGGTGACGAGAGTCATCAATAAGACGATGAAAAAAGGTAAGAAAAGCAAAGCTGAGAACATCATTTATACTGCTCTTGATATTGCTGCCGAGCAACTGAAGAAGACACCGGCGGATGTCTTAGATCAGGCGATCAAGAATGCCACGCCGTTACTTCAGGTCAAAGCACGTCGTGTGGCCGGGTCCACCTATCAGGTGCCAGTAGAAGTCAGAGGTGAAAAAGGCAGTGCCTTAGCCATACGCTGGCTACTGGATGCCGCCAGAGGGCGGAGTGGCAGGTCGATGGCAGAGAAGCTGGCTGCGGAGATTATTGATGCGGCCCGGGGCCAAGGGGCTGCAATCAAGAAGCGCGATGATACTCATAAGATGGCCGAGGCAAACAAAGCCTTTGCACATTTCCGATGGTAG
- a CDS encoding 30S ribosomal protein S12 — protein sequence MPTVSQLVRRGRRRLGRRTKAPALCRGFNTLKRRVTETKGSPQKRGVCVQVKTMTPKKPNSALRKIARVRLTNGMEVTAYIPGEGHNLQEHSVVLIEGGRVKDLPGVRYHVVRGTLDAGGVVDRRQARSRYGAKQAKGSGSPGSGA from the coding sequence ATGCCTACGGTAAGTCAACTTGTACGGCGGGGGCGCAGAAGACTCGGCAGGAGAACTAAAGCTCCCGCGTTATGCCGCGGGTTCAATACACTCAAACGTCGTGTGACAGAGACCAAGGGTTCTCCACAGAAGAGAGGCGTTTGCGTTCAGGTAAAGACCATGACACCCAAGAAGCCCAATTCCGCCCTACGTAAGATTGCTCGGGTGCGGCTGACCAATGGCATGGAGGTAACAGCCTACATCCCTGGCGAAGGGCACAATTTACAGGAGCATTCTGTTGTCCTGATTGAGGGCGGTAGGGTGAAGGATCTTCCCGGCGTCCGTTACCATGTTGTGCGTGGTACCCTGGATGCTGGCGGTGTTGTCGATAGACGGCAAGCTCGCAGCAGATACGGAGCAAAGCAAGCCAAGGGCTCGGGGAGCCCGGGCTCGGGAGCCTAG
- a CDS encoding 50S ribosomal protein L24, with protein sequence MKIRKNDTVLIMRGKDRGKKGKVRFVYPVEERVSVEGVNMIKRHSRARAKVRQAGIIELEAPVHISKVMLVCNKCTQPTRVAFRFLEGKKVRVCSSCHEVID encoded by the coding sequence ATGAAGATCCGTAAAAACGATACTGTGCTCATTATGCGTGGCAAGGACAGGGGTAAAAAGGGTAAAGTACGGTTTGTTTACCCTGTGGAAGAGCGTGTTTCTGTCGAGGGTGTTAATATGATCAAGAGACACTCCAGGGCCAGGGCAAAGGTGAGGCAGGCGGGGATTATCGAGCTTGAGGCACCTGTGCACATATCTAAGGTGATGTTGGTCTGCAACAAGTGTACTCAACCTACTCGGGTGGCCTTTCGTTTCCTGGAGGGAAAGAAAGTGCGTGTTTGTTCTTCGTGTCACGAGGTAATTGACTGA
- the rplE gene encoding 50S ribosomal protein L5 gives MVQKRTLPRLQEKYRREIVPAMMGEFSYTNVMQVPRLKSIVLNIGLGEAIQNAKALEAAEKDLASISGQHPVITRAKRSIAAFKLRTGMPIGMMVTLRGRRMYEFLDRLINAVLPRIRDFRGMSRDSFDGRGNYSMGLKDQLVFPEIEYDKVDKARGLEVTIVTTASSNEEGRRLLELLGFPFMRG, from the coding sequence ATGGTGCAGAAGCGCACCTTGCCAAGGCTGCAGGAAAAGTATCGGCGGGAGATTGTACCTGCTATGATGGGCGAGTTCAGCTATACTAACGTCATGCAGGTGCCACGATTGAAGAGTATTGTGCTCAACATAGGTTTAGGAGAAGCAATTCAAAACGCCAAGGCACTAGAGGCGGCTGAAAAGGATTTGGCCTCTATTTCAGGGCAGCATCCAGTGATTACTCGTGCCAAGAGATCCATTGCAGCCTTCAAACTGAGAACTGGCATGCCCATCGGGATGATGGTGACTCTGCGCGGCAGGCGGATGTATGAATTCTTGGATAGATTGATCAACGCAGTGCTACCTCGTATCAGGGATTTTCGTGGCATGTCAAGGGATTCATTCGATGGCCGGGGCAACTATAGTATGGGATTGAAGGATCAGTTGGTTTTTCCTGAAATCGAGTACGACAAAGTGGATAAGGCTCGTGGGCTTGAGGTCACCATTGTGACCACCGCCTCTTCTAACGAAGAAGGTAGACGTCTGCTGGAGCTCCTAGGTTTTCCTTTTATGAGAGGTTAG
- the rplN gene encoding 50S ribosomal protein L14, giving the protein MIQPRTRLRVADNSGARFIMCINVPGGTRRRYARIGDVIVASVKQAVPRGMVKKGEVVRAVVVRTARAYRRPDGSYIRFDDNAAVILTDQNNPRGTRIFGPVARELRERDFTRIISLAPEVL; this is encoded by the coding sequence ATGATTCAGCCTCGGACTAGGTTGAGAGTAGCTGACAACAGTGGGGCGAGATTCATTATGTGTATCAACGTACCTGGAGGTACGAGGCGAAGGTACGCTCGGATTGGAGATGTCATTGTTGCCTCTGTAAAGCAGGCAGTTCCCAGAGGGATGGTGAAGAAAGGTGAAGTGGTGAGAGCAGTTGTAGTGCGTACGGCCAGGGCTTATCGGCGCCCCGATGGTTCGTATATCAGATTTGACGATAATGCTGCGGTGATTCTTACTGATCAGAATAACCCGAGAGGGACTCGCATCTTCGGCCCGGTAGCCAGAGAGTTGAGGGAGCGGGATTTCACAAGGATCATCTCCCTAGCACCTGAGGTACTGTAG
- a CDS encoding type Z 30S ribosomal protein S14: MAKLSKILKSQRPPKYRVQQHNRCHLCGRPRGYMRKFGLCRICFRELALKGEIAGVRKSSW, encoded by the coding sequence TTGGCAAAGTTATCGAAGATCTTAAAATCGCAGCGGCCTCCCAAGTATAGGGTGCAACAACACAATCGGTGTCATCTATGTGGCCGACCTCGAGGGTATATGCGCAAGTTTGGGCTTTGTCGCATCTGCTTCCGAGAGCTTGCCCTCAAAGGAGAAATCGCTGGTGTGAGAAAATCAAGCTGGTGA
- the rpsH gene encoding 30S ribosomal protein S8, with protein MITDPIADMLTRIRNANMARQEFALMPWSKMKLAVAKILKEEGFIANYEVLRARPGRVMKVYLKYYDKDQPAILGLKRVSKPGLRVYVERSDIPRLYGGLGISILSTSKGVMTGHKAWAQRLGGELLCYVW; from the coding sequence ATGATTACTGATCCTATCGCCGATATGCTGACGAGGATAAGGAATGCCAATATGGCAAGACAAGAGTTTGCTTTGATGCCTTGGTCTAAGATGAAGCTGGCAGTTGCCAAGATATTGAAGGAGGAGGGCTTTATTGCCAATTACGAGGTGCTTCGGGCAAGGCCAGGGCGGGTAATGAAAGTCTACCTCAAATACTACGACAAGGATCAGCCGGCCATCCTGGGATTGAAGCGCGTAAGCAAGCCTGGACTAAGGGTATATGTGGAGAGATCAGACATTCCGCGCCTTTACGGGGGACTAGGTATTTCTATCCTTTCTACGTCTAAAGGAGTAATGACTGGTCACAAGGCATGGGCGCAGCGACTAGGTGGTGAGCTACTGTGCTACGTTTGGTGA
- the rpsS gene encoding 30S ribosomal protein S19: MGRSIKKGPFVDAKLMKKVEAAKQAGEKTVIKTWARASTVVPEMLGLTIAVHDGRRHVPIFVTENMVGHKLGEFAPTRTFRGHVAKSEKKK, translated from the coding sequence ATGGGAAGGTCGATTAAGAAAGGTCCCTTTGTTGATGCAAAGCTCATGAAGAAGGTCGAGGCGGCCAAGCAGGCTGGGGAGAAAACGGTGATAAAGACGTGGGCCCGGGCATCCACTGTCGTTCCAGAGATGCTTGGGCTTACTATTGCGGTACACGACGGGAGAAGGCACGTGCCTATCTTCGTAACAGAGAATATGGTAGGACACAAGCTGGGCGAGTTTGCTCCCACCCGAACCTTCAGGGGCCATGTAGCTAAATCGGAGAAGAAGAAATAG
- the rplP gene encoding 50S ribosomal protein L16, translated as MLQPKRVKHRKVHKIRLKGRAQSGNSVVFGDFGLQSMGSAWLTARQIEAARRSIVHYLRRGVKLWIRVFPDVSMTKKPAETRMGGGKGTPDYWVAVVKPGRILFEISGVNEELAREAMRLAAHKLPIKTRFVAKGAASESG; from the coding sequence ATGCTGCAACCGAAAAGGGTAAAGCACCGGAAAGTACATAAGATTAGATTGAAGGGAAGGGCACAGTCAGGGAACAGCGTTGTTTTCGGTGATTTTGGACTTCAATCAATGGGTAGCGCCTGGCTCACGGCAAGGCAGATCGAAGCAGCACGGCGATCTATCGTGCATTACCTTCGCCGTGGTGTCAAGTTGTGGATTCGCGTTTTCCCTGATGTGTCGATGACCAAGAAGCCGGCCGAGACGCGCATGGGCGGCGGTAAAGGCACCCCGGATTACTGGGTAGCTGTGGTCAAACCAGGGAGAATTCTTTTTGAGATCAGCGGCGTCAATGAGGAACTCGCCAGGGAAGCAATGCGCCTTGCTGCTCATAAACTTCCCATTAAGACGAGGTTTGTAGCCAAGGGAGCGGCCAGTGAGAGTGGATGA
- the rpsQ gene encoding 30S ribosomal protein S17 — protein MKKIRKTLVGRVVSDGMDKTVVVAVESLRPHPVYRKVTRRLVKLKAHDESNACRVGDMVRIEASRPLAKTKHWRVLGTVSKVEVVEEVLNDSASD, from the coding sequence ATGAAGAAAATACGCAAGACTCTGGTTGGCCGCGTGGTGAGTGACGGAATGGACAAGACTGTGGTTGTAGCTGTGGAATCGCTGAGACCTCACCCTGTCTATAGGAAGGTCACTAGACGATTGGTGAAACTGAAAGCTCATGATGAAAGTAACGCTTGTCGAGTCGGCGACATGGTAAGGATTGAAGCGAGTCGCCCCCTTGCTAAGACGAAACATTGGCGTGTTTTGGGGACGGTATCCAAGGTGGAAGTCGTAGAAGAGGTGCTCAATGATTCAGCCTCGGACTAG
- the rplB gene encoding 50S ribosomal protein L2, with amino-acid sequence MGLKVYKPTSPGRRGMSGSTFEEITKTKPEKAMLVPLKKKGGRNNQGKVTVRHRGGGAKRMLRIIDFKRDKIGIPAEVLAIEYDPNRSARIALIQYADGEKRYILAPLGLAPGDNVCSGPGVEAKVGNALPLGQIPVGTPIHNIELEQGKGGQIVRSAGAAAHIMGREDSYTLLKLPSGEVRRVRSACLATVGQVGNVDHQNISLGKAGRSRWLGRRPVVRGSAMSPRDHPHGGGEGRNPRGMNPKTPWGKPALGHKTRGKKQSDRLIVKRRK; translated from the coding sequence GTGGGACTGAAAGTATACAAACCGACTTCCCCAGGTAGACGAGGCATGAGTGGCTCTACCTTTGAGGAAATTACAAAGACAAAGCCAGAGAAAGCCATGTTAGTGCCACTGAAGAAGAAGGGGGGGCGTAACAATCAAGGTAAGGTGACTGTGCGTCACCGTGGCGGTGGGGCTAAACGTATGCTTCGAATTATTGATTTCAAGCGGGACAAGATTGGTATTCCTGCTGAAGTGCTGGCAATTGAGTATGACCCTAATCGCTCAGCTCGTATCGCTTTGATTCAATACGCTGACGGAGAGAAACGCTATATTCTAGCGCCCTTGGGATTGGCTCCAGGGGATAATGTGTGCTCCGGCCCCGGCGTGGAGGCAAAGGTGGGCAACGCCTTGCCTTTGGGTCAGATCCCTGTTGGCACGCCGATTCACAATATCGAGCTTGAGCAGGGCAAGGGCGGGCAGATAGTGCGCAGTGCTGGTGCTGCTGCTCACATTATGGGGCGAGAGGATAGCTATACCTTATTGAAGCTGCCGTCTGGCGAAGTGCGTCGCGTTCGCAGTGCCTGTTTGGCTACCGTTGGTCAGGTGGGGAATGTGGATCACCAGAACATAAGCCTGGGCAAGGCAGGGCGTAGTCGCTGGTTGGGGCGGCGGCCGGTTGTGCGAGGCTCAGCCATGAGCCCCCGTGACCATCCGCATGGTGGGGGAGAGGGCAGAAACCCCCGGGGCATGAATCCAAAGACACCGTGGGGGAAACCGGCCTTGGGTCATAAGACCCGGGGCAAGAAGCAAAGCGACAGATTAATCGTCAAACGGAGAAAGTAG
- a CDS encoding 50S ribosomal protein L29 produces MRVDEIRALGDQELTKQLEEARREPFNLRFRLETRQLVNHREICRVKRNIARMMTIMRERQLSKA; encoded by the coding sequence GTGAGAGTGGATGAAATTCGGGCCCTCGGTGATCAGGAATTGACAAAACAACTCGAGGAAGCACGGCGGGAGCCATTTAATCTCCGCTTTCGCTTGGAGACCAGGCAACTCGTGAATCATCGTGAGATTTGCAGGGTAAAGAGGAACATTGCTAGAATGATGACCATAATGCGAGAGAGGCAACTGTCAAAAGCTTAG
- the fusA gene encoding elongation factor G, producing MKEADRLSSLQQIRNIGIIAHIDAGKTTVTERILYYTGRTYKVGEVDEGTAVMDWMDQERERGISITAAATTCYWLGHPINIIDTPGHVDFTAEVERSLRVLDGGVVVLDAVAGVQPQSETVWRQADSYRVPRICFVNKMDRVGADFYRTVGMIKEILGAKTVSIQLPLGVEDAFQGIIDLVEMKAWMFSGDIEAPSAESAIPQGYADKALEQREIALETLAEEDEQFMAAYLEGRPISTSDIKEALRRACVANKLVPVLCGSALKNKGVQRLLDGVVDYLPSPLDVPPVQGTDLRTGHIVTREASETSPFSALAFKVVTDPFVGRLVYFRVYSGKVKAKAQVFNSAKEQKERIGRLLRMHANRREEVEEVVAGGIAAALGLKSTSTGNTLCDPHKPILLEAIRFPQPVISVAIEPKTKADQDRVGSALVKLMEEDPTFEMHYEAETGQTVISGMGELHLDVLLERMKREFKAEVRTGRPQVAYKETITASAEAEGKFIKQFGGRGQYGHVVLRLEPGERGSGFAFANGIRQAAIPREYIPAVEAGVREALQRGVIANYPIVDIKVTLCDGSFHEVDSSDIAFKMAGSIALKEGVSRAKPTLLEPIMKLDIFSPEQFLGDILADLDARRGQIEGIGVQGSTRVIHALIPLGEVFGYATTLRSLSQGRATHSMEFHHYQQVPSALLEQILRSGGRFV from the coding sequence ATGAAGGAGGCGGATCGTCTTTCCTCTCTGCAGCAGATCAGGAATATCGGAATAATCGCTCACATAGATGCCGGTAAGACCACCGTTACTGAGAGGATTCTCTATTACACTGGTCGCACCTATAAGGTTGGTGAGGTAGACGAGGGGACGGCGGTAATGGACTGGATGGATCAGGAACGTGAGCGGGGTATCAGCATCACTGCTGCCGCCACTACTTGCTACTGGCTGGGGCACCCGATTAACATCATCGATACTCCAGGACATGTGGATTTCACTGCCGAGGTAGAGCGGAGTCTACGGGTACTCGATGGAGGAGTGGTAGTTCTTGATGCTGTGGCAGGTGTTCAGCCTCAGTCCGAAACAGTATGGCGTCAAGCAGATTCTTACCGCGTTCCCAGAATCTGTTTTGTCAACAAGATGGATCGGGTGGGTGCTGACTTTTATCGCACGGTAGGCATGATAAAGGAGATACTCGGTGCCAAAACGGTATCTATCCAGTTGCCTTTGGGAGTAGAGGATGCTTTTCAGGGCATAATCGATCTGGTCGAGATGAAAGCCTGGATGTTCTCCGGCGATATCGAGGCTCCATCTGCGGAATCAGCCATACCTCAGGGTTATGCGGACAAGGCTCTTGAGCAGCGGGAGATAGCACTGGAGACTCTGGCAGAAGAGGATGAGCAGTTCATGGCGGCTTACCTGGAAGGCCGTCCTATCAGTACTTCGGACATAAAGGAAGCCTTGCGGAGAGCTTGCGTGGCTAACAAGCTTGTACCCGTGTTATGTGGTAGTGCTTTGAAAAACAAAGGCGTGCAGAGATTATTGGATGGAGTGGTGGATTACCTCCCTTCCCCTCTAGATGTGCCACCAGTTCAAGGAACCGATCTAAGAACAGGCCATATAGTCACCCGTGAAGCCAGCGAAACAAGCCCCTTCTCAGCCCTGGCCTTCAAAGTGGTGACTGATCCCTTTGTTGGCAGACTGGTTTATTTCAGAGTCTACTCAGGGAAGGTAAAGGCTAAGGCTCAAGTGTTCAACTCAGCTAAGGAGCAAAAAGAGCGCATAGGGAGACTGCTGCGGATGCATGCTAACCGTCGTGAAGAGGTAGAGGAGGTGGTTGCTGGAGGGATTGCTGCTGCTTTGGGCTTGAAGAGCACCTCTACGGGCAACACCTTATGTGATCCACACAAGCCGATTCTTCTCGAGGCCATCCGTTTTCCTCAGCCGGTGATCTCGGTGGCGATTGAGCCGAAGACCAAAGCTGACCAGGACAGAGTTGGTAGTGCCTTGGTGAAGCTGATGGAGGAGGATCCCACTTTTGAAATGCATTACGAGGCAGAGACCGGTCAGACGGTGATATCGGGCATGGGCGAACTCCATCTAGATGTCTTATTAGAGCGGATGAAGCGCGAATTCAAGGCAGAAGTGAGGACGGGTAGACCGCAAGTAGCCTACAAAGAGACTATCACAGCCTCGGCTGAGGCAGAGGGGAAGTTCATAAAGCAGTTTGGGGGCCGGGGCCAGTATGGACATGTTGTGCTCAGATTGGAGCCTGGGGAGAGGGGGAGTGGCTTTGCCTTTGCCAATGGTATTCGACAAGCTGCCATACCCCGAGAATATATCCCGGCTGTGGAGGCAGGGGTGAGGGAGGCATTACAGCGCGGGGTGATAGCCAATTATCCTATAGTTGACATTAAGGTGACCCTGTGTGATGGCAGCTTTCATGAGGTGGATTCATCGGATATCGCCTTTAAGATGGCGGGTTCGATTGCTCTGAAAGAAGGAGTCAGCCGAGCTAAACCTACGTTGCTTGAACCGATTATGAAGCTGGATATATTCAGCCCGGAGCAATTTCTGGGTGACATACTGGCCGATCTTGATGCCAGGAGAGGACAAATCGAAGGCATTGGAGTTCAAGGAAGCACGAGAGTAATTCATGCTCTTATTCCACTGGGCGAGGTTTTTGGCTATGCCACTACGCTGCGATCTTTGAGTCAGGGAAGGGCCACCCACTCAATGGAATTTCACCACTATCAACAAGTACCTTCGGCTTTGCTGGAGCAGATTCTCAGATCCGGGGGAAGGTTCGTGTGA